One window of the Lactobacillus sp. PV034 genome contains the following:
- a CDS encoding cation diffusion facilitator family transporter, with protein sequence MHDKTSVKFIWVMILNFLITIAEFLGGIFSGSLALLSDALHNLGDTGAIVLSFFAHLISKKSKDHIKTFGYERAETLAAFTNGVILVVISFFLIIEAIERFLKPEPIKGNIMLIVAIIGLIANLISMFAMHNDSKANLNVKSTFIHMLSDALSSIVVVIGAIFIKIWHWEWLDPTLTILVSIFILYEAFKIIKSAANVLMESNPSIDLDQVKAIMLTIPEIANVHHVHLWRYSDQLIMLDAHINVCSNLEIEELEKLYNEIEDKLSPLGINHITLQAECNRGLKEKMIDTSQSD encoded by the coding sequence ATGCATGATAAAACGTCAGTTAAGTTTATTTGGGTAATGATTCTAAATTTTTTAATAACGATTGCTGAATTTTTAGGTGGGATTTTTTCCGGCTCCCTCGCTTTATTATCTGATGCTTTGCATAATTTAGGTGATACAGGAGCAATTGTTTTATCCTTTTTTGCACATTTGATTAGTAAGAAAAGTAAAGATCATATCAAAACTTTTGGGTATGAACGTGCTGAAACTTTAGCAGCATTCACCAATGGGGTAATTTTAGTAGTAATATCTTTCTTTTTAATTATTGAAGCAATTGAGCGCTTTTTAAAGCCAGAGCCAATTAAGGGAAACATTATGTTAATTGTGGCGATTATTGGACTAATTGCGAATCTAATCTCAATGTTTGCAATGCACAATGATTCTAAAGCCAATTTAAATGTTAAATCAACTTTCATTCATATGTTATCTGATGCCTTATCAAGTATTGTAGTGGTTATTGGAGCAATTTTTATTAAAATTTGGCATTGGGAATGGCTTGATCCAACTTTAACTATCTTGGTATCGATTTTTATTTTGTATGAAGCCTTTAAAATCATAAAAAGTGCGGCTAACGTTTTGATGGAATCTAATCCAAGCATCGATTTAGATCAGGTCAAAGCAATTATGTTAACGATTCCCGAGATTGCAAATGTTCACCATGTTCATTTATGGCGTTATTCAGATCAATTAATTATGTTAGATGCGCACATTAATGTTTGTTCAAATTTAGAAATTGAGGAGTTAGAAAAACTCTATAATGAAATAGAAGATAAATTAAGTCCTTTAGGTATTAACCATATTACGCTACAAGCTGAATGCAATCGTGGTTTAAAAGAAAAAATGAT
- a CDS encoding histidine phosphatase family protein, whose product MTTEVYLVRHGETMFNQLNKVQGWSDSPLSLKGINDLKVTARNLAQVHFDKMYSSDLKRAIDTAHLIQDNNKVSVPSKMKKLPAFREVFFGSFEGDDIDRTWEKVAVAGGMKPEKNVDKIIETLGFDKFRDATKKADPRHLAENSQELNERMKQAVEQLAKETKGLNRVLVVSHGDFIKSLGLVYWEKAAVKDIIPFPGNGSVTRAVIDDEGQFKIVDYNIQSKDLNNL is encoded by the coding sequence TTGACAACTGAAGTTTATTTAGTAAGACACGGGGAAACAATGTTTAATCAATTAAATAAAGTCCAGGGATGGTCCGATTCTCCGTTATCGTTAAAGGGCATAAATGATTTGAAAGTTACTGCTAGAAATTTAGCTCAGGTTCACTTTGACAAAATGTATAGTTCCGATTTAAAACGTGCAATTGATACCGCACATTTAATTCAGGATAATAATAAAGTCTCAGTTCCTAGTAAAATGAAAAAACTTCCAGCTTTTCGAGAAGTATTTTTTGGGTCATTTGAAGGGGACGATATTGATCGAACTTGGGAAAAAGTTGCCGTAGCTGGTGGAATGAAACCAGAAAAAAATGTCGATAAAATTATTGAAACTTTAGGTTTTGACAAATTTAGGGATGCGACCAAAAAAGCTGATCCCCGTCACCTAGCAGAAAATAGCCAAGAATTAAATGAACGTATGAAGCAAGCAGTAGAGCAACTGGCTAAAGAAACTAAAGGGTTAAATAGAGTTTTAGTAGTATCTCACGGTGATTTTATCAAAAGTTTAGGTCTTGTCTACTGGGAAAAGGCAGCAGTAAAGGACATCATTCCTTTTCCAGGAAATGGTAGTGTAACTCGGGCGGTTATTGATGATGAAGGTCAATTTAAAATTGTTGATTATAACATTCAAAGTAAAGATTTAAATAATTTATAA